From Streptomyces sp. NBC_00690, a single genomic window includes:
- a CDS encoding DNA repair ATPase — protein MEIGMDTTDVQGAGGARGTARAGRETATSGATSGTDTSRTRSTASGTGGTNGSKAASGQDQGADGSPEVQLESATYDLLRDRLRGHATELARRAEALNTARTAAFGSTEMQLTATETLTVDTPGHARDLVAVGDAFLFGTDPSAALTPRTAVSDVFSLHGRSRQPLSSDAVPGLLDDPAFIAEFASLCRYFQGARLIRLRRVEDRLLAVFRMAAEGDGTGGRADAVRVLRWALHPDGTVRFLDGRGDRDLARTPPYDIEWTALQRDSHVLGRHPHIAVGEDLYVSTVGGALTLKVENDTESADGIHREPVDEPLQALADADVSYARVGPLLLLRVRPYKEQHVRHLVFNTVTRAVARLDAIGQSCRRLPDDQGIIFPGGYCLAGGEVRVFDVDADGLEFETAQPSPGGEDVLYVFQDPGGGRALLMAYNTIRKEAASPLGCVGHALFDDGTLILLRDPQTDEPSLVHQIQLWRSPYVSATHRAPTGSGPLARIGNADLVRGISDCLSIARRAIETTPTTEVYESLVALCSRTVDRCHWLDDPDTGDLLTPLEAVRTSAGQVLEEFRTVQALTAQSAEALAEMTARITRLVRRIKGEAPAGATEWVERIAELRACHGHVVGLREMRYADTEAIDALARRIEDDTASAARRAMAFLQRKDAFTPFHAEAEEATEAAARSATVAEADEAGAQLVERTAGLRALSESVTGLDSGDTTVRTSILERIADAMGALNRAAATLRARRRELLDHEGRAEFAAEFALLAQTVTGALAAAETPDACEDQLTRLLPQLEELESRFAAHDDFLDRIAEKRTEVYEAFTARRQTLDDTRARRAQRLARSAERTVEAIVRRAATLADTDAAHAYFASDPLPVKVRRTANELRALGDQVRADELEGRLKAARQEAARAVRDRTELFADGGDTIRLGAHRFAVTTRAAELTVVPDGSGPDAGLAFALTGTDYRAPVTDPAFAATRPYWTRTLPSESPQVYRAEYLAARLLPAAIDGGDIAELVRDAAQSSYDEGYERGVHDHDTEQILRLLLRLRADAGLLSHPGQARAAAQLFWAHGTTEAQRTGWARQALSLARAQEVFGAVGATDGLRDEIAAALAGAALPLHHPGAADYLVAELASGESFTTSGTARALLDKFTRAVGACPYADDVRAQLAEGEVAAAHRLVEGWLTAWARTTGEHLAAGDIAEAMAIELTAGLARHDVDASVTGTAAPLLGEHSRIVRGALTLRLDEFLSRTAGFAANDVPGFRAYQQLRGQLATRERARLRLDDYRPRVMSAFVRNRLVDEVCLPLIGDNLAKQLGAAGDARRTDSGGLLLLLSPPGYGKTTLVEYVAERLGLLLVKVDGPALGRHTVSLDPAEAPDAAARQEVEKIAFALEAGSNVLLYLDDIQHTSPELLQKFIPLTDATRTLGGRDLRGKRFAVCMAGNPYTESGQRFRIPDMLANRADVWDLGDVLTGKEDAFAFSFVENALTSHPVLAPLAGRAREDLELLVRLASDDPTAHRDRLTHPYAAQELDRIVSVLRHLLAARATVLAVNAAYIVSAGRSDSTRTEPPFRLQGSYRNLNRIAQRISPVMNDTELSAVIDDHYAAEARTLTTDAEANLLKLAELRGLLDEAGAARWERIKAVYVREAQGGELERAVAALGVLAQRLAGVEAAIVGRGGPTGSPG, from the coding sequence ATGGAGATCGGGATGGACACGACGGATGTGCAGGGCGCGGGCGGCGCACGGGGGACGGCCCGCGCGGGCCGGGAGACGGCCACCAGCGGTGCCACCAGCGGTACGGACACGAGCCGCACGCGCAGTACGGCCAGTGGTACGGGCGGCACCAACGGCAGTAAGGCGGCATCCGGTCAGGACCAGGGCGCCGACGGCTCGCCCGAAGTCCAGCTGGAGTCCGCCACCTACGATCTGCTGCGCGATCGGCTCCGCGGTCACGCGACCGAGCTCGCCCGTCGCGCCGAGGCGCTCAACACCGCGCGTACCGCCGCCTTCGGCTCCACCGAGATGCAGTTGACGGCGACCGAGACGCTCACCGTCGACACCCCCGGGCACGCCCGTGATCTCGTCGCCGTCGGGGACGCGTTCCTGTTCGGCACCGACCCGTCCGCCGCGCTCACCCCGCGTACCGCCGTCTCCGATGTGTTCAGCCTCCACGGCCGCAGCCGGCAGCCGCTCTCGTCGGACGCAGTCCCCGGGCTGTTGGACGATCCGGCGTTCATCGCCGAGTTCGCCTCCCTGTGCCGCTACTTCCAGGGCGCCCGACTGATCCGGCTGCGCCGGGTCGAGGACCGGCTGTTGGCCGTGTTTCGGATGGCAGCGGAGGGCGACGGCACGGGCGGTCGGGCCGACGCCGTGCGCGTACTGCGCTGGGCGCTCCACCCGGACGGCACGGTCCGCTTCCTGGACGGCCGGGGGGACCGCGACCTCGCCCGCACACCCCCGTACGACATCGAGTGGACCGCGCTCCAGCGCGACAGCCATGTGCTCGGACGCCATCCGCACATCGCCGTCGGCGAGGACCTGTACGTCTCCACGGTGGGCGGCGCGCTCACCCTCAAGGTGGAGAACGACACCGAGAGCGCGGACGGCATCCACCGCGAGCCGGTCGATGAGCCCCTCCAGGCCCTCGCCGACGCCGATGTGTCCTACGCCCGGGTCGGCCCCCTGCTGTTGCTGCGGGTCAGGCCCTACAAGGAGCAGCACGTTCGCCATCTGGTGTTCAACACGGTCACCCGCGCGGTGGCCAGGCTGGACGCCATCGGTCAGTCCTGCCGGCGGCTCCCCGACGACCAGGGGATCATCTTTCCCGGCGGCTACTGCCTCGCCGGCGGTGAGGTGCGCGTCTTCGACGTGGACGCCGACGGCCTGGAGTTCGAGACCGCGCAGCCCTCCCCCGGTGGCGAGGACGTGCTGTACGTCTTCCAGGACCCGGGCGGCGGCCGGGCCCTGCTGATGGCGTACAACACGATCCGCAAGGAGGCCGCGAGCCCATTGGGTTGTGTCGGGCATGCACTGTTCGACGACGGCACGCTGATCCTGCTGCGCGACCCGCAGACCGACGAGCCCTCCCTGGTCCATCAGATCCAGCTGTGGCGCAGCCCCTACGTCAGCGCCACCCATCGGGCGCCCACGGGCTCGGGCCCACTGGCGCGCATCGGCAACGCCGACCTCGTCCGGGGGATCTCCGACTGTCTGTCCATCGCCCGTCGGGCCATCGAGACCACCCCCACCACGGAGGTGTACGAGTCCCTGGTGGCGCTGTGCTCCCGTACCGTCGACCGCTGCCACTGGCTGGACGACCCCGACACGGGGGATCTGCTGACCCCGCTGGAGGCCGTGCGGACGAGCGCCGGCCAGGTGCTGGAGGAGTTCCGGACCGTACAGGCCCTCACCGCACAGTCCGCGGAGGCCCTCGCGGAGATGACGGCCCGCATCACCCGGCTGGTGCGCCGCATCAAGGGCGAGGCGCCCGCGGGTGCGACGGAGTGGGTCGAGCGCATCGCCGAACTGCGCGCCTGCCACGGGCATGTGGTGGGCCTGCGCGAGATGCGGTACGCCGACACGGAGGCGATCGACGCGCTCGCCCGCCGCATCGAGGACGACACGGCATCGGCGGCCCGTCGGGCGATGGCCTTCCTCCAGCGCAAGGACGCCTTCACCCCGTTCCACGCCGAGGCGGAGGAGGCGACCGAGGCGGCGGCGCGGTCGGCGACGGTGGCCGAGGCGGACGAGGCCGGCGCCCAGCTGGTCGAGCGCACGGCCGGTCTGCGGGCGCTGAGCGAGTCCGTCACCGGTCTGGACAGCGGTGACACCACCGTCCGCACGTCGATCCTGGAGCGGATCGCCGATGCCATGGGTGCGCTCAACCGGGCCGCGGCGACCCTGCGCGCCCGTCGACGTGAGCTCCTCGACCACGAGGGCCGGGCCGAGTTCGCGGCCGAGTTCGCGCTGCTCGCCCAGACGGTCACCGGAGCCCTGGCAGCCGCCGAGACACCCGACGCCTGCGAAGACCAGCTCACGCGACTGCTGCCCCAGTTGGAGGAGCTGGAGTCCCGGTTCGCCGCCCATGACGACTTCCTCGACCGGATCGCCGAGAAGCGGACCGAGGTGTACGAGGCGTTCACGGCTCGTCGGCAGACCCTCGACGACACCCGGGCACGGCGGGCCCAGCGGCTGGCCCGGTCCGCCGAGCGCACGGTGGAGGCGATCGTTCGACGCGCGGCCACGCTGGCCGACACCGATGCGGCACACGCCTACTTCGCCTCCGACCCGCTGCCGGTGAAGGTCCGTCGTACCGCGAACGAACTGCGGGCACTCGGCGACCAGGTGCGCGCCGACGAGTTGGAGGGCCGGCTCAAGGCGGCCCGCCAGGAGGCCGCTCGGGCGGTACGGGACCGCACGGAGCTGTTCGCGGACGGCGGGGACACCATCCGTCTGGGCGCGCACCGGTTCGCCGTGACCACCCGGGCCGCGGAGTTGACCGTCGTACCGGACGGGAGCGGACCCGATGCCGGCCTCGCCTTCGCGCTGACCGGCACCGACTACCGGGCGCCCGTCACCGACCCCGCCTTCGCCGCCACCCGGCCCTACTGGACGCGCACCCTGCCGTCCGAGTCACCGCAGGTCTACCGGGCCGAGTACCTGGCCGCCCGGCTGCTGCCCGCGGCGATCGACGGCGGCGACATAGCGGAGTTGGTGCGTGATGCCGCGCAGTCCTCGTACGACGAGGGCTATGAGCGGGGGGTCCACGACCACGACACCGAGCAGATCCTGCGGCTGCTGCTGCGGCTGCGCGCGGACGCCGGGCTGCTGAGCCATCCGGGGCAGGCCCGGGCCGCGGCGCAACTGTTCTGGGCGCACGGTACGACCGAGGCGCAGCGCACGGGCTGGGCGCGGCAGGCCCTATCACTGGCCAGGGCGCAGGAGGTGTTCGGAGCGGTGGGCGCGACGGACGGTCTGCGGGACGAGATCGCCGCCGCCCTCGCGGGCGCGGCCCTGCCGCTGCACCATCCGGGGGCCGCTGACTACCTGGTCGCGGAGTTGGCGTCCGGGGAGTCGTTCACGACCAGCGGCACGGCCCGTGCACTGCTGGACAAGTTCACCCGGGCGGTGGGCGCCTGCCCGTACGCGGACGATGTGCGGGCGCAGTTGGCCGAAGGGGAGGTCGCGGCTGCGCACCGGCTGGTCGAGGGCTGGCTGACGGCCTGGGCTCGGACGACCGGCGAACACCTCGCGGCGGGGGACATCGCGGAGGCGATGGCGATCGAGCTGACGGCCGGGCTGGCGCGCCACGACGTGGACGCGTCGGTGACGGGCACGGCGGCCCCGCTGCTGGGCGAACACTCACGGATCGTCCGCGGCGCGCTCACCCTGCGGCTGGATGAGTTCCTGTCCCGGACGGCCGGTTTCGCGGCCAACGACGTCCCCGGATTCCGCGCCTACCAGCAGTTGCGGGGGCAGCTCGCGACCCGTGAGCGCGCCCGGTTGCGGCTGGACGACTACCGGCCGAGGGTGATGTCCGCCTTCGTCCGCAACCGGCTGGTGGACGAGGTGTGCCTACCGCTGATCGGGGACAACCTCGCCAAACAGCTGGGTGCGGCAGGGGACGCACGGCGCACGGACAGCGGCGGCCTGCTGCTGCTCCTGTCCCCTCCGGGCTATGGCAAGACCACGCTGGTGGAGTACGTGGCGGAGCGGCTCGGACTGCTGCTGGTGAAGGTGGACGGGCCGGCGCTCGGCCGGCATACCGTCTCCCTGGACCCGGCGGAGGCACCGGACGCGGCAGCGCGCCAGGAGGTCGAGAAGATCGCGTTCGCCTTGGAGGCGGGCAGCAATGTGCTGCTCTACCTCGACGACATCCAGCACACCTCGCCCGAGTTGCTCCAGAAGTTCATTCCGCTGACCGATGCGACCCGCACCCTGGGCGGGCGCGATCTTCGGGGCAAGCGGTTCGCCGTTTGCATGGCCGGCAACCCGTATACGGAGTCCGGGCAGCGGTTCCGCATCCCCGACATGCTCGCGAACCGGGCCGATGTGTGGGACCTCGGTGATGTCCTGACGGGCAAGGAGGACGCCTTCGCGTTCAGCTTCGTCGAGAACGCGCTGACCTCGCATCCGGTGCTCGCACCCCTGGCGGGCAGGGCCCGGGAGGATCTGGAACTGCTGGTACGACTGGCGTCCGACGACCCAACGGCCCACCGTGACCGGCTCACCCATCCGTACGCGGCCCAAGAACTGGACCGGATCGTGAGCGTCCTACGGCATCTGCTGGCGGCCCGCGCGACCGTCCTCGCGGTGAACGCCGCCTACATCGTGTCCGCGGGCCGATCGGACAGCACCCGGACCGAGCCGCCGTTCCGGCTCCAGGGCTCGTACCGCAATCTGAACCGGATCGCCCAGCGGATCAGTCCGGTGATGAACGACACCGAACTGTCCGCGGTGATCGACGACCACTACGCGGCCGAGGCCCGCACGCTGACGACGGACGCGGAAGCCAATCTGCTGAAACTGGCCGAGCTGCGCGGACTGCTGGACGAGGCCGGCGCGGCGCGTTGGGAGCGGATCAAGGCGGTGTACGTGCGGGAGGCCCAGGGCGGCGAGTTGGAGCGGGCGGTGGCGGCGCTGGGGGTGTTGGCGCAGCGCCTCGCCGGGGTGGAGGCGGCGATCGTCGGGCGGGGAGGCCCGACCGGGAGCCCGGGGTGA
- a CDS encoding SPFH domain-containing protein has protein sequence MDAITVGIGLLIAVVVLIAIAMLFVVGRLFRKVEQGKALIVSKMRTVDVTFTGQVVLPVLHKAEVMDISVKTIEISRTGRDGLICQDNIRADIRISFFVRVNKTVEDVIKVAQAIGTARASDQATLQELFNAKFSEALKTVGKQLDFTDLYTKRDEFRDRIIQVIGTDLNGYSLEDAAIDYLEQTPLAQLDSNNILDAQGIRKITELTAVEHVRTNEFQRNEEKEITRQNVDAREAILELERRQADAEIKQRREIDTVRAREEAETARVVEEERLRAQSAFLKTEEQLGIQRENQNREVAVAAKNRERVIAVESERIEKDRLLEVIARERETELNRIAAEKELEAERREIAEVIRERIAVDRTVAEQEESIKRLRAVEQAERERQSLVIAAEAEAQEKLVKDIKAAEAAEQAAVHRAAEELTLAEARTKTADLDARAKIRLAEGIQAEAAAEGLAAVRVREMEASAIEKTGRAEADAMAARMKAEADGTVAQLTAEADGSRAKALADATAIGEKLKAEAAGLTDKAAAMAALDEASRAHEEYRLRLAAEKDIRLAGLDVQRQIAEAQATILATGLENADIDIVGGDSIFFDRLVQSISLGKGLDGFVQHSQTAQTLAGPWLDGSSSFTDDMTAVLGSVSTSDVQNLTVSALLMQLMKGGGEHSGQLRQLLDAAQQLGLGETSLASLTGQRPMNGVVKT, from the coding sequence ATGGACGCCATCACCGTGGGCATCGGCCTACTCATCGCCGTGGTCGTGCTGATCGCCATCGCGATGCTCTTCGTCGTCGGCAGACTCTTCCGCAAGGTGGAGCAGGGCAAAGCGCTGATCGTCTCGAAGATGCGCACCGTCGACGTCACCTTCACCGGTCAGGTCGTGCTGCCCGTCCTACACAAGGCCGAGGTCATGGACATCTCGGTGAAGACCATCGAGATCTCCCGCACCGGCCGGGACGGGCTGATCTGCCAGGACAACATCCGTGCCGACATCCGCATCTCGTTCTTCGTACGCGTCAACAAGACCGTGGAGGACGTCATCAAGGTCGCCCAGGCGATCGGCACGGCCCGCGCCAGCGACCAGGCGACCTTGCAGGAACTGTTCAACGCCAAGTTCTCCGAAGCGCTGAAGACCGTCGGCAAGCAATTGGACTTCACCGACCTCTACACCAAGCGCGATGAGTTCCGGGACCGGATCATCCAGGTCATCGGCACCGACCTCAACGGCTACAGCCTCGAAGACGCGGCCATCGACTACCTGGAGCAGACCCCGCTGGCCCAGCTCGACAGCAACAACATCCTCGACGCCCAGGGCATCCGGAAGATCACCGAGCTCACCGCGGTCGAGCACGTGCGCACCAACGAGTTCCAGCGCAACGAGGAGAAGGAGATCACCCGGCAGAACGTCGACGCCCGGGAAGCAATCCTGGAGCTGGAGCGTCGACAGGCCGACGCGGAGATCAAGCAGCGCCGCGAGATCGACACCGTACGGGCCCGGGAGGAAGCCGAGACGGCCCGGGTGGTGGAGGAGGAGCGCCTGCGTGCGCAGAGCGCGTTCCTCAAGACCGAGGAGCAGTTGGGCATCCAGCGGGAGAACCAGAACCGTGAGGTCGCCGTCGCCGCGAAGAACCGCGAGCGGGTGATCGCGGTGGAGAGCGAGCGGATCGAGAAGGACCGGCTGCTGGAGGTCATCGCCCGGGAGCGGGAGACCGAGCTCAACCGCATCGCCGCCGAGAAGGAGTTGGAGGCGGAGCGCCGCGAGATCGCCGAGGTGATCAGGGAGCGGATCGCGGTGGATCGTACGGTCGCCGAGCAGGAGGAGTCCATCAAGCGGCTGCGGGCGGTCGAGCAGGCCGAGCGCGAGCGGCAGTCCCTGGTGATCGCGGCCGAGGCCGAGGCGCAGGAGAAACTGGTCAAGGACATCAAGGCGGCCGAGGCCGCCGAGCAGGCGGCCGTGCACCGGGCAGCCGAGGAGCTCACCCTCGCCGAGGCCCGTACCAAGACGGCCGACCTGGACGCCCGCGCCAAGATCCGACTGGCCGAGGGCATCCAGGCGGAGGCTGCGGCGGAGGGTCTCGCGGCCGTCCGGGTGCGCGAGATGGAGGCGTCCGCCATCGAGAAGACGGGCCGGGCCGAGGCCGATGCCATGGCAGCCCGGATGAAGGCGGAGGCGGACGGCACGGTGGCGCAGCTCACCGCGGAGGCGGACGGCAGCCGGGCCAAGGCCCTGGCCGACGCCACCGCGATCGGCGAGAAGCTGAAGGCGGAGGCCGCCGGTCTGACGGACAAGGCCGCGGCGATGGCGGCGCTGGACGAGGCGTCGCGGGCCCACGAGGAGTACCGACTGCGGCTGGCGGCGGAGAAGGACATCCGGCTCGCCGGGCTCGATGTGCAGCGGCAGATCGCCGAGGCGCAGGCCACGATCCTGGCGACCGGTCTGGAGAACGCCGACATCGACATCGTCGGCGGTGACTCGATCTTCTTCGACCGACTAGTGCAGTCGATCTCGCTGGGCAAGGGCCTGGACGGTTTCGTCCAGCACTCTCAGACGGCCCAGACCCTCGCCGGCCCCTGGCTGGACGGTTCGTCGTCCTTCACCGACGACATGACGGCGGTCCTCGGTTCGGTGTCCACATCCGATGTGCAGAACCTGACGGTCTCGGCACTGCTGATGCAGCTGATGAAGGGCGGCGGCGAGCACAGCGGCCAGCTGCGCCAGCTCCTGGACGCGGCCCAGCAGTTGGGGCTCGGGGAGACTTCCTTGGCCTCGCTGACCGGGCAGCGCCCGATGAACGGGGTCGTCAAGACCTGA
- a CDS encoding PucR family transcriptional regulator, which produces MADQEIYEDHLEGYAQILANACATGRRLSRDELESLRGRGERAAEAGIGLRLLVRAQLTVAQAVRPELSNQAAEHLLAAVEQAVDAFAAGHERAQRLAVRQEEAARREFIDDLLYGRSDLGRLAQRAERFGLLLSHAHAVAVAQGPEPYDDGFPVARQVESALIARFGHRSILLTTKDGRLICIAPADQDEVLGFFAKQAYAATDGGRVAIGRPHPGAGGVVHSYEEALNALELAATMDLPDPVLRAADLLVYPVLTRDRQAMKDLVESVLGPLSQARGGARPLLDTLTAYFDTGCVAAEAARRLSLSVRAMTYRLDRIRQLTGADPGDPVHRYTLQTAVIGARLMGWPDQERSRP; this is translated from the coding sequence ATGGCGGACCAGGAGATATACGAGGATCATCTTGAGGGGTATGCCCAGATCCTCGCCAACGCGTGTGCCACCGGGCGTCGGTTGAGCCGCGATGAACTGGAGTCGTTGCGCGGCCGAGGTGAACGGGCGGCCGAAGCAGGCATCGGGCTACGACTGCTGGTCCGCGCCCAACTCACCGTGGCCCAGGCCGTCCGGCCCGAACTCTCGAACCAGGCGGCGGAACATCTCCTTGCCGCAGTCGAGCAGGCGGTGGACGCGTTCGCGGCCGGTCATGAGCGGGCCCAGCGCCTCGCCGTCCGCCAGGAGGAAGCGGCGCGGCGCGAGTTCATCGACGATCTGCTCTACGGCCGCAGCGACCTCGGACGCCTCGCCCAGCGCGCCGAACGCTTCGGACTGCTCCTCTCCCACGCCCATGCGGTGGCGGTGGCGCAGGGCCCCGAGCCGTACGACGACGGCTTCCCGGTGGCACGCCAGGTGGAGTCCGCCCTGATCGCCCGGTTCGGGCACCGCAGCATCCTCCTCACCACCAAGGACGGCCGGCTGATCTGCATCGCACCGGCCGATCAGGACGAGGTTCTCGGCTTCTTCGCCAAGCAGGCGTATGCGGCGACGGACGGCGGGCGGGTGGCAATCGGCCGGCCGCACCCGGGCGCGGGCGGAGTCGTCCACTCCTACGAGGAGGCCCTGAACGCACTGGAGTTGGCGGCAACCATGGACCTGCCGGATCCGGTGCTACGGGCGGCGGACCTGTTGGTGTACCCGGTGCTCACCCGCGACCGACAGGCGATGAAGGACCTGGTGGAAAGCGTGCTGGGGCCGCTGAGCCAGGCCCGGGGCGGCGCCCGCCCGCTGCTGGACACCCTGACCGCGTACTTCGACACCGGATGTGTGGCGGCTGAAGCGGCCCGTCGGCTCTCCCTGAGCGTCCGGGCGATGACCTATCGGCTGGACCGCATCCGTCAACTGACCGGAGCGGACCCGGGCGATCCGGTACACCGCTACACACTCCAAACGGCGGTGATCGGAGCCCGGTTGATGGGCTGGCCCGACCAGGAGCGCTCACGACCGTAG
- a CDS encoding MFS transporter, which translates to MTSPTSANGHVPTGPTEHPAQRRILTVLVISQILSGAGLAAGITIGALLAEEMFGSTGLAGIPSALFTAGAAVGAVAVGRACQRWGRRPGLTVGYVAGTIGSLGVVLATALDSILLLCVGLLVYGIGTATIMLVRYAGADLASPERRARAVSTVLFALAAGTIAGPNLVGVTGDLADDWGLPRLSGPFLLAALAFGSAAVFVWIFLRPDPLLVSRALAAEAEAERLADPAEADVPAPGATISSAERRILITGVTVMVLSQIVMIAIMTMTPIHMSDHGHSTQSAGMVIGLHLGAMYLSSPISGILADRIGRPFTAALGTVTMFAAALVAALAPGHSMVAMSVALILLGLGWSMGFVSGTALVTDALPPATRAATQGTVDVGLAVAAATGGMASGLVFAGGGYDLLALSGGFLILVLAPLAALLTLPASKASGPAEAPSAAEPAHDDSVPSR; encoded by the coding sequence ATGACGTCCCCGACCAGCGCCAACGGGCATGTGCCGACGGGCCCCACGGAACATCCCGCGCAACGCCGGATCCTCACCGTCCTGGTGATCTCCCAGATCCTCAGCGGGGCGGGCCTCGCCGCAGGAATCACCATCGGCGCCCTGCTCGCCGAGGAGATGTTCGGCTCCACCGGGCTTGCCGGCATCCCCAGTGCCCTGTTCACGGCCGGCGCGGCCGTCGGAGCGGTCGCGGTCGGGCGCGCCTGCCAACGCTGGGGCAGGAGGCCCGGTCTCACCGTGGGCTATGTCGCAGGGACGATCGGCAGCCTGGGCGTGGTCCTCGCCACCGCGCTGGACAGCATCCTCCTGCTCTGCGTCGGCCTGTTGGTGTACGGCATAGGCACGGCGACGATCATGCTCGTCCGCTACGCCGGTGCCGACCTCGCATCGCCCGAGAGGCGGGCCCGCGCGGTCAGCACCGTCCTGTTCGCCCTGGCGGCCGGCACCATCGCCGGCCCCAATCTCGTCGGGGTGACGGGCGACCTTGCGGACGACTGGGGACTGCCGCGGCTGTCGGGCCCCTTCCTGCTCGCCGCCCTCGCCTTCGGCTCCGCGGCGGTGTTCGTCTGGATCTTCCTGCGACCCGATCCGCTCCTGGTCTCCCGAGCTCTTGCGGCCGAAGCGGAGGCCGAGCGGCTGGCAGACCCCGCAGAGGCGGATGTGCCGGCTCCCGGCGCCACGATCTCGTCGGCGGAGCGCCGCATCCTGATCACGGGTGTGACGGTGATGGTCCTCAGTCAGATCGTGATGATCGCGATCATGACGATGACCCCGATCCATATGTCGGACCACGGTCACAGCACCCAGAGCGCGGGCATGGTCATCGGCCTCCACCTGGGCGCGATGTATCTGTCGTCGCCGATCTCGGGCATCCTCGCCGACCGCATCGGCCGTCCCTTCACGGCCGCGCTCGGCACCGTGACCATGTTCGCCGCGGCCCTGGTGGCCGCCCTGGCCCCCGGTCACTCCATGGTGGCCATGTCAGTGGCACTGATCCTGTTGGGGCTCGGCTGGAGCATGGGCTTCGTCAGCGGTACGGCCCTGGTCACCGACGCTCTTCCGCCGGCGACCCGCGCCGCGACGCAAGGCACCGTGGACGTGGGACTCGCCGTCGCCGCCGCCACCGGGGGCATGGCCTCCGGCCTGGTGTTCGCGGGCGGCGGCTATGACCTGCTGGCCCTCTCGGGCGGCTTCCTGATCCTGGTACTGGCCCCGCTCGCGGCCCTGCTCACCCTGCCCGCGTCCAAGGCGTCGGGACCTGCCGAGGCCCCGTCGGCAGCCGAGCCCGCCCACGACGACTCCGTACCCAGCAGGTAG
- a CDS encoding alpha/beta fold hydrolase, which translates to MFDPADFPKATLIPVNGVELEVFEAGQQNAGKPIVLCHGWPEHAFSWRYQVPALVAAGYHVIVPNQRGYGNSSRPAEVTEYDIEHLSGDLVVLLDHYGYEDATFVGHDWGAMVVWGLTLLHPDRVNKVINLSLPYQERGERPWIEFMELVLGGDFYFVHFNRQPGVADAVFDENTFQFLRNMYRKNEPPKEPQPGMALIDLARAEAPLGDPVMSDRELGVFVSAFQSTGFTGSVNWYRNLDRNWHLLADVDPIIQQPTLMIYGDRDLVQKSEKLAEFVPNVEVTNLDCGHWIQQERPEETNQLITKWLEQQDAN; encoded by the coding sequence ATGTTCGATCCAGCCGATTTCCCCAAGGCCACCCTCATTCCAGTCAACGGTGTGGAACTTGAGGTCTTTGAAGCAGGCCAACAGAATGCCGGAAAACCCATTGTGCTCTGTCACGGCTGGCCGGAGCACGCCTTTTCCTGGCGCTATCAGGTGCCCGCCCTCGTTGCTGCCGGCTACCACGTCATCGTGCCGAACCAGCGGGGCTATGGCAATTCATCCCGTCCCGCCGAAGTGACGGAGTACGACATTGAACACCTGTCGGGTGATCTCGTTGTGCTTCTCGATCACTACGGGTACGAGGATGCCACCTTCGTCGGTCATGACTGGGGTGCCATGGTCGTCTGGGGACTGACCCTGCTGCATCCGGACCGTGTGAACAAAGTGATCAACCTGAGCCTGCCCTACCAGGAGCGGGGAGAACGGCCCTGGATCGAATTCATGGAACTCGTGCTTGGCGGGGACTTCTACTTCGTCCACTTCAACCGGCAGCCAGGCGTCGCGGACGCCGTGTTCGACGAGAACACCTTCCAGTTCCTTCGCAACATGTACCGGAAGAACGAGCCCCCCAAGGAGCCTCAGCCGGGCATGGCGCTGATCGATCTCGCCAGAGCGGAAGCGCCACTCGGCGATCCCGTCATGAGCGATCGCGAACTGGGCGTTTTCGTCTCCGCCTTCCAATCGACGGGGTTCACGGGCAGCGTGAATTGGTACAGAAACCTTGACCGCAACTGGCACTTGCTGGCGGACGTGGACCCGATCATCCAGCAGCCCACGCTCATGATCTACGGCGACCGGGATCTGGTCCAGAAGTCCGAAAAGCTGGCAGAGTTCGTGCCCAATGTGGAAGTGACTAATCTGGATTGTGGTCATTGGATTCAGCAGGAAAGGCCGGAAGAGACGAACCAGCTGATCACCAAATGGCTGGAACAGCAGGATGCCAACTAA